In Rhodococcus sp. OK302, one genomic interval encodes:
- a CDS encoding ABC-F family ATP-binding cassette domain-containing protein, whose product MITATDLEVRAGVRTLLTAPGPSLRIQPGDRIGLVGRNGAGKTTTLRLLAGEGEPYAGKVVRTGDLGYLPQDPKEGDLSILAKDRVLSARGLDTMLRDMEKQQILMGEVMDQAEQDKAVKKYGQLEDRFSALGGYEAESEAARITNSLGLEDRILDQPLSTLSGGQRRRVELARILFAASDGSGARSDTTLLLDEPTNHLDADSITWLRGFLQNHEGGLVVISHDVDLLNDVVNRVWFLDAVRSEADIYNMNWKKYLDARATDEQRRRRERANAEKKAGVLRIQAAKMGAKATKAVAAQNMAKRADKLMANLDAERVSDKVARIRFPEPAPCGKTPLMGKNLTKVYGSLEIFTGVDLAIDRGSRVVILGLNGAGKTTLLRILAEAEKADAGELIAGHGLKVGYFAQEHDTLDDDASVWENIRHAAPDTGEQELRSLLGAFMFTGPQLEQPAGTLSGGEKTRLALAGLVSSAANVLLLDEPTNNLDPISREQVLDALRSYTGAVVLVTHDPGAAEALNPERVILLPDGNEDHWSQEYLELIQLA is encoded by the coding sequence TTGATTACCGCCACTGACCTCGAAGTTCGTGCCGGTGTCCGCACCCTTCTCACGGCGCCCGGCCCGTCCCTGCGCATTCAGCCCGGTGACCGCATCGGTTTGGTCGGCCGCAACGGCGCCGGCAAGACCACGACGCTGCGCCTCCTCGCCGGCGAAGGTGAGCCCTACGCGGGCAAGGTTGTTCGCACCGGTGACCTCGGATACCTACCGCAGGACCCCAAAGAGGGCGACCTGAGCATCCTCGCCAAGGATCGTGTCCTGTCCGCGCGCGGCCTCGACACGATGCTTCGCGACATGGAAAAGCAGCAGATCCTCATGGGCGAGGTCATGGACCAGGCCGAGCAGGACAAGGCCGTCAAGAAGTACGGACAGCTCGAAGATCGTTTCTCCGCACTCGGCGGCTACGAAGCCGAAAGTGAAGCTGCCCGCATCACCAACAGCCTCGGACTCGAAGACCGCATCCTCGACCAGCCGCTCAGTACCCTGTCCGGCGGTCAACGTCGACGCGTCGAGTTGGCACGCATTCTCTTCGCCGCATCCGACGGCAGCGGTGCGCGCTCCGATACGACCCTGCTCCTCGACGAGCCCACCAACCACCTCGACGCCGACTCCATCACGTGGCTTCGCGGGTTCCTCCAGAACCACGAGGGTGGCCTCGTGGTCATCAGTCACGACGTGGACTTGCTCAACGATGTCGTCAACCGCGTCTGGTTCCTCGATGCCGTCCGTAGTGAGGCCGACATCTACAACATGAACTGGAAGAAGTACCTCGACGCCCGCGCGACGGACGAGCAGCGTCGACGCCGTGAGCGCGCCAACGCCGAGAAGAAGGCCGGCGTTCTGCGTATCCAGGCAGCCAAGATGGGCGCCAAGGCAACCAAGGCTGTCGCCGCGCAGAACATGGCGAAGCGTGCCGACAAGCTGATGGCCAACCTCGACGCGGAACGTGTGTCCGACAAGGTTGCGCGGATTCGTTTCCCCGAGCCTGCGCCGTGTGGCAAGACCCCGCTCATGGGTAAGAACCTGACCAAGGTTTACGGCTCACTCGAAATCTTCACCGGCGTCGACCTTGCTATCGACCGCGGGTCACGCGTCGTCATCCTCGGCCTCAACGGTGCGGGTAAGACCACACTGCTGCGCATCCTCGCGGAAGCCGAGAAGGCTGACGCGGGCGAGCTCATCGCGGGTCACGGTTTGAAGGTCGGCTACTTCGCTCAGGAGCACGACACCCTCGACGACGACGCTTCGGTGTGGGAGAACATCCGCCACGCTGCGCCGGATACAGGGGAGCAGGAACTGCGTTCCCTCCTCGGTGCCTTCATGTTCACGGGCCCGCAGCTCGAGCAGCCCGCCGGTACTCTCTCCGGTGGTGAGAAGACGCGTCTGGCGCTGGCCGGTCTTGTGTCGTCTGCCGCCAACGTCCTGCTTCTCGATGAGCCCACTAACAACCTCGACCCGATCTCACGCGAGCAGGTCCTCGACGCACTCCGTAGCTACACCGGCGCCGTCGTCCTGGTGACTCACGATCCGGGTGCGGCTGAGGCCCTTAACCCCGAGCGCGTCATCCTCCTGCCCGACGGCAATGAGGATCACTGGTCGCAGGAATACCTGGAACTCATTCAGCTCGCCTGA
- a CDS encoding lycopene cyclase family protein has product MALRIQTADVVIVGGGPAGRALATRCIAHDLSVILVDPHPSRRWAATYAAWEDELPAWLPAEVASTRIERPSAWAKGATTLDRTYCVLNTPLLQSLLSNSSMQVIATKAIRLTRASVFCADGTHAVGSVVVDARGTTITPRSAQQTAFGIVVNRAAAEPALDGSAAWFMDWRQDNGTHGGDQPSFLYAVPLDSERMLLEETCLVGRPPIPLSELQRRLHIRLDNRGVITPEGSAIERVRFGVEPPPGQRGTIFRFGARAGLMHPGTGYSVAAALNEADVVASAIARGDDPHRELWPHSARGVAALRRVGLNALLTLDPDDVEAFFARFFALPVDQQRAYLSDRRDVAATAKVMMSIMASSPRRVRKTLMTAPFHRNTRHARPSPTPD; this is encoded by the coding sequence ATGGCACTTCGAATCCAGACCGCTGACGTCGTGATCGTGGGCGGCGGGCCGGCCGGCCGGGCCTTGGCGACGCGATGCATCGCTCACGATCTGTCGGTGATTCTCGTTGATCCGCACCCGTCGCGACGATGGGCTGCGACCTATGCGGCGTGGGAGGACGAACTCCCGGCCTGGTTGCCGGCCGAGGTCGCGTCTACCCGTATCGAACGGCCGTCAGCGTGGGCCAAAGGTGCCACAACCCTCGATCGCACATATTGCGTATTGAATACACCATTGCTGCAATCATTACTGTCAAACTCATCAATGCAGGTCATCGCCACCAAAGCCATTCGCCTGACCCGTGCTTCGGTTTTCTGCGCCGACGGCACACACGCCGTCGGCTCAGTGGTTGTCGATGCCCGCGGCACCACGATCACTCCCCGATCGGCCCAACAGACCGCGTTCGGAATCGTCGTGAACCGTGCTGCCGCCGAGCCGGCGCTCGACGGCAGCGCCGCCTGGTTCATGGACTGGCGTCAAGACAACGGAACTCACGGCGGCGATCAACCGTCGTTCCTCTACGCCGTTCCACTCGACTCCGAACGGATGTTGCTCGAGGAAACCTGTCTGGTAGGTCGGCCGCCGATCCCGCTAAGCGAGCTGCAACGTCGATTGCACATCCGACTCGACAATCGCGGAGTGATCACACCGGAAGGCTCCGCGATAGAACGCGTCCGGTTCGGCGTCGAACCACCACCAGGACAACGCGGAACGATCTTCCGGTTTGGTGCACGCGCCGGTCTGATGCATCCGGGCACCGGTTACAGCGTCGCGGCTGCCTTGAATGAAGCTGACGTTGTGGCGTCGGCGATTGCGCGCGGAGACGATCCACACCGTGAACTCTGGCCGCATTCTGCGAGGGGCGTCGCTGCGCTTCGCCGAGTCGGCCTGAACGCGCTTCTCACTCTCGATCCCGATGACGTCGAAGCGTTCTTCGCGAGGTTCTTTGCACTACCCGTCGATCAGCAACGGGCCTATCTGTCCGATCGCCGCGACGTGGCCGCCACAGCGAAGGTGATGATGTCGATCATGGCTTCCTCGCCGCGGCGGGTGCGGAAGACTCTGATGACGGCACCATTTCACCGGAACACTCGCCATGCTCGACCGTCACCGACACCCGATTGA
- a CDS encoding putative immunity protein — MILPKIRDPRFVTIRRGGTLTDSDHHLLALWAASCAEHVLDLFESARPDDPRPRQGIEHARAWVRGEVKMMEARAAGGHAMGAARDLSGAPRHAAYAAGQAGAVAHVAAHELGAAAYAIKAARAAAPDGEGEAAGRLECQWQRDQLPEAIRELVLDDQRLRNDICWSVFEF, encoded by the coding sequence ATGATCCTCCCCAAGATTCGGGACCCTCGCTTCGTGACGATCCGCCGCGGTGGGACCCTCACTGATTCGGATCACCATCTCCTCGCGCTCTGGGCGGCATCGTGCGCGGAGCATGTATTGGACCTCTTCGAGTCGGCTCGGCCTGATGATCCACGGCCGCGCCAGGGGATTGAGCATGCTCGCGCCTGGGTGCGCGGAGAGGTAAAGATGATGGAGGCTCGCGCTGCGGGCGGCCACGCAATGGGAGCGGCCCGAGACCTGAGTGGGGCACCGCGGCATGCTGCGTACGCTGCCGGTCAGGCCGGAGCCGTCGCGCACGTCGCAGCACACGAGCTCGGTGCGGCCGCCTATGCGATCAAGGCCGCACGTGCTGCTGCGCCGGATGGCGAGGGCGAAGCTGCTGGGCGACTGGAGTGCCAGTGGCAGCGTGACCAGCTTCCGGAGGCGATCCGCGAGCTGGTACTTGATGATCAACGGTTGCGAAACGACATCTGCTGGTCGGTGTTCGAATTCTAG